A single window of Desulfatiglans sp. DNA harbors:
- a CDS encoding tetratricopeptide repeat protein translates to MTKEKSRKQLLSTNDEFVTFSARMLILAGEHKKQLQIAGYCILVIIILFTAGNIYLKNRNSKAQDAYNTAYYAISGNISPEKKQEIYSKAREDFGKVLSGYKMSKAASLTIPQMAHIDFLEKKYDDAIKKYQDYLDKRPAEPYYSYALIALSTCYEEKGDYDTAVNILEKAVAKSEGYSKEQAMLSLAGIYRVKKNFAKSNEILKDFIEKFPSSSFIEVAKASISS, encoded by the coding sequence ATGACAAAGGAAAAATCAAGAAAACAACTCTTATCAACCAACGACGAGTTTGTCACCTTTTCTGCCCGGATGCTTATCCTGGCCGGGGAACATAAAAAACAGCTCCAGATCGCAGGATACTGTATACTTGTGATTATTATTCTTTTTACAGCCGGTAATATATATCTTAAAAACCGCAACTCAAAAGCCCAGGATGCTTATAACACCGCATATTATGCGATCTCCGGCAACATAAGCCCTGAAAAAAAGCAGGAAATCTACTCAAAGGCGAGAGAAGATTTCGGAAAGGTGCTTTCAGGGTACAAGATGTCAAAGGCTGCCTCTCTTACTATTCCCCAGATGGCCCACATCGATTTTCTTGAAAAAAAATATGATGACGCGATTAAAAAGTACCAGGATTACCTGGATAAAAGGCCTGCTGAACCCTATTATTCATATGCTTTGATTGCCCTTTCCACCTGTTATGAAGAAAAAGGGGATTATGACACGGCAGTAAATATCCTTGAAAAAGCGGTTGCCAAATCAGAAGGCTATTCGAAAGAGCAGGCCATGCTGAGCCTTGCAGGTATATACCGGGTTAAAAAGAATTTTGCGAAATCTAACGAGATATTAAAGGATTTTATAGAAAAATTCCCATCCTCCTCCTTTATCGAGGTGGCAAAGGCATCTATATCATCCTGA
- a CDS encoding adenylosuccinate synthase, with amino-acid sequence MSNVVVVGAQWGDEGKGKVVDLLASRADMVVRFQGGNNAGHTLVVNGVKTICHLIPSGILHKEKKCLIGNGVVIDPEVLLDEISMLTSKGIAISPENLSISQKAHLIMPYHKAIDVASEAAKGDDKIGTTGRGIGPCYEDKAGRRGVRAIDLLDPEVLADKIRTNLKEKNFLLTEYFGTGALEFEPIYDKFLEMAEKLKPYIANVSILVDRVAEKHGKILFEGAQGTHLDIDHGTYPFVTSSNPVSGAACAGVGVGPDKLHHILGIVKAYTTRVGSGPFTTELNDETGNYLQEKGAEFGATTGRRRRCGWLDLVMMKDSIRYNGFTSICMTKLDVLTGLDVIKACVAYELDGKRIDCMPASIKELAKCTPVYEEFKGWNGDISKARVVDELPKEAKNYLKRLEEIMKVPFSIISVGPMRDETIEVCDPFEG; translated from the coding sequence ATGTCAAATGTTGTTGTAGTTGGCGCCCAGTGGGGTGATGAAGGAAAAGGCAAGGTTGTTGACCTGCTGGCATCAAGGGCGGATATGGTGGTTCGTTTCCAGGGTGGAAACAATGCAGGGCACACCCTGGTGGTGAACGGTGTAAAGACCATATGCCACCTGATACCTTCAGGCATCCTTCACAAAGAGAAAAAATGTCTGATCGGAAACGGCGTGGTAATTGACCCCGAGGTGCTTCTTGATGAGATATCAATGCTGACATCAAAGGGTATTGCGATCTCTCCTGAAAATCTCTCCATAAGTCAGAAGGCGCACCTCATTATGCCTTACCACAAGGCCATTGATGTGGCGAGTGAGGCGGCAAAGGGCGATGACAAGATAGGCACAACAGGCCGCGGCATAGGCCCCTGTTATGAAGACAAGGCGGGGAGGCGCGGCGTAAGGGCCATTGACCTACTTGACCCGGAGGTGCTGGCAGACAAAATTCGTACTAATCTCAAAGAAAAGAATTTTCTGCTGACTGAATACTTCGGCACAGGGGCACTTGAATTTGAACCCATATACGATAAATTTTTAGAGATGGCTGAAAAGCTAAAGCCCTATATCGCAAATGTCTCTATACTGGTGGACAGGGTGGCGGAAAAACATGGAAAGATACTCTTTGAAGGGGCACAGGGGACACACCTTGATATAGACCACGGCACATATCCCTTTGTTACATCATCAAACCCTGTATCAGGCGCGGCCTGTGCAGGCGTGGGCGTAGGCCCTGATAAACTCCACCACATCTTAGGCATTGTAAAGGCATATACAACAAGGGTTGGCTCAGGCCCATTTACTACTGAACTTAACGATGAAACTGGTAACTACCTGCAGGAAAAGGGCGCCGAATTTGGCGCCACAACAGGCAGACGCCGCCGCTGCGGGTGGCTTGATCTTGTGATGATGAAGGACTCTATAAGGTATAATGGGTTTACCAGCATATGTATGACAAAGCTGGATGTGCTTACCGGGCTTGATGTGATAAAGGCATGCGTGGCATATGAGCTTGATGGCAAAAGGATAGATTGCATGCCCGCAAGCATTAAAGAACTGGCAAAGTGTACCCCTGTGTATGAGGAATTCAAGGGGTGGAATGGTGATATCTCAAAGGCTAGGGTTGTTGATGAACTCCCAAAAGAGGCAAAAAATTACCTCAAGAGGCTTGAAGAGATAATGAAGGTACCTTTCTCCATCATATCTGTGGGCCCAATGAGGGATGAGACGATAGAGGTTTGCGACCCTTTTGAGGGATGA
- the gatB gene encoding Asp-tRNA(Asn)/Glu-tRNA(Gln) amidotransferase subunit GatB yields the protein MEFEAVIGLEIHVELNCATKLFCDCPNNPGDEPNANTCPTCLWFPGAVPRLSEEALKKAALLCLGFGAELQPVSAFDQKVYYYPDLPKGYQLSQAHLPLSRGGGIEITNEEGVTRRLRIHHIHMEEDVAKLVHEMEGRTPISLVDFNRAGAPLVEIVTEPDFRTPFEAMEFLKALRTQVRYVGSSECSMENGTMRADANISIRPKGTTELNTKVEVKNMNSIKHVGDAIAYEIKRQTESVMAGEAVTLHTRLWDPDKKITSPMRAKFEGPCVPDPVVPVIELSSEWIDEMRSRLPEMPSERAERFVKQYGLTGDEAVYLSSDPATARYFEELTKQAIQPRTAMHWLITQLIPAVRERGQELDNSNVTPERFGALLKMLGRDEINANAAREVVIYMFDGNESPEEIVKSRGFVQVSDEAALESLIDQVLSEEPAAVQDVRSGLEKAKGFLVGQVMKLSKGKANPKVVKELLEKRL from the coding sequence ATGGAATTTGAAGCGGTTATAGGATTGGAAATACATGTAGAACTCAATTGCGCCACCAAGCTCTTTTGTGACTGCCCCAATAATCCCGGAGATGAGCCCAATGCAAATACATGCCCGACCTGCCTGTGGTTCCCGGGCGCTGTCCCGCGTTTAAGTGAGGAGGCACTTAAAAAGGCCGCTCTTTTGTGCCTGGGGTTTGGCGCAGAACTACAGCCCGTCAGCGCATTTGACCAGAAGGTATATTATTACCCTGACCTGCCAAAGGGTTATCAGCTTTCACAGGCGCATCTTCCCCTTTCCCGGGGCGGGGGCATTGAGATCACAAATGAGGAGGGCGTTACCAGAAGGCTGCGCATCCACCATATCCATATGGAGGAGGATGTTGCCAAGCTTGTCCATGAGATGGAGGGCCGCACACCCATAAGCCTTGTTGACTTCAACCGGGCAGGCGCACCCCTTGTGGAGATCGTAACAGAACCCGATTTTCGAACCCCATTTGAGGCAATGGAATTTTTAAAGGCGCTTCGCACACAGGTCCGTTATGTGGGTTCATCCGAGTGCAGCATGGAAAACGGGACCATGCGGGCTGATGCCAATATATCAATAAGACCAAAGGGCACCACGGAGTTGAACACCAAGGTGGAGGTAAAGAACATGAACTCCATTAAGCATGTGGGTGATGCCATTGCCTATGAGATAAAACGACAGACCGAAAGTGTAATGGCTGGCGAGGCGGTTACTCTTCACACAAGGTTATGGGACCCTGACAAAAAGATCACATCCCCTATGCGCGCCAAGTTTGAAGGCCCCTGTGTGCCTGATCCTGTTGTGCCGGTAATAGAATTATCCAGTGAATGGATAGATGAGATGCGATCGCGACTCCCTGAGATGCCCTCAGAAAGGGCCGAAAGATTTGTAAAACAGTATGGACTCACTGGTGATGAGGCCGTTTATCTGAGTTCAGACCCTGCCACTGCAAGGTATTTTGAGGAGCTGACAAAACAGGCCATTCAGCCCAGAACCGCTATGCACTGGCTCATTACACAGCTTATTCCGGCAGTCAGGGAAAGGGGCCAGGAGCTGGACAATTCAAATGTAACCCCGGAAAGGTTCGGCGCACTCCTCAAGATGCTTGGCCGGGATGAGATAAACGCAAATGCTGCGCGTGAGGTGGTTATCTATATGTTTGATGGCAATGAATCACCTGAAGAGATTGTTAAAAGCCGCGGTTTTGTGCAGGTCTCAGATGAGGCCGCACTTGAATCCCTTATTGATCAGGTGTTATCTGAAGAGCCCGCTGCTGTTCAGGATGTGAGGTCAGGTTTGGAAAAGGCAAAGGGGTTTCTTGTTGGGCAGGTTATGAAGCTTTCAAAGGGTAAGGCCAATCCAAAGGTGGTAAAGGAACTGCTTGAAAAAAGGTTATGA
- a CDS encoding DUF116 domain-containing protein, producing MKEWRLLDTGHMTAAQNMAMDDTLLELKGELKTPDTIRFLQFSPPSVLVGYHQSIEEEIRESYCLENGIKINRRITGGGAIFFDENQIGWEVICSKNFFKMEIPNQRLFKALCEPVVKALRHLDLKASFRPRNDIEINGRKISGTGGTESDRAFFFQGTMLVDFDVDTMLKSLKIPVEKLKAKEIDSVKERVTCLNWELGYTPSSEEIKRAIVKGFEECLNIKLIPAGLTKDEDALFSKRVKYYSSPEWIERVKPKPIGKEVLQAANKVEHGLVRFTITVDRARNRIQDIYITGDFLSFPGRALYDLESALRGKPFSRDGLFKIVDSFFSEGRITIPGISPEEFFKPLELALEKAAIGAEYGIPLEVCNQISVTNGSFKEVIAAEPSVLLLPYCAKNLDCHLRHTKECLQCGICTVGNAWDIGRERKMDVRCVSSFEDLLSELERIKRLGEKAFIGCCCQPFFTKHVNDFEKAGIPGILLNIDNTTCYELDQAKEAYKGAFNSQTHINLPLLETVLNVVDEYKTRVAS from the coding sequence TTGAAGGAATGGCGATTACTTGATACTGGCCATATGACAGCAGCACAGAATATGGCCATGGATGATACTCTTCTTGAACTCAAGGGGGAGCTTAAGACCCCTGATACCATACGTTTTTTACAGTTTTCTCCCCCTTCTGTACTTGTGGGGTATCACCAGTCTATTGAAGAAGAGATACGTGAATCATACTGCCTTGAAAATGGTATAAAGATAAACAGGCGCATTACTGGCGGCGGGGCGATCTTTTTTGATGAAAACCAGATAGGCTGGGAGGTCATATGCAGCAAAAATTTCTTCAAAATGGAGATCCCAAACCAGCGTTTGTTTAAGGCCCTTTGTGAACCTGTAGTAAAGGCCCTCCGCCACTTGGATTTAAAGGCATCCTTTCGCCCCAGGAACGATATAGAGATAAACGGCAGAAAGATATCCGGCACCGGCGGAACAGAGTCTGACAGGGCATTTTTTTTTCAGGGCACCATGCTTGTAGATTTTGATGTTGATACAATGCTAAAAAGCCTGAAAATACCTGTTGAAAAACTCAAGGCAAAGGAGATCGACTCGGTAAAGGAGCGGGTTACCTGCCTTAACTGGGAGCTTGGTTATACGCCATCATCAGAGGAGATTAAAAGGGCCATTGTAAAAGGCTTTGAGGAATGCCTTAATATAAAACTCATACCCGCAGGGCTTACAAAAGATGAAGATGCACTGTTCAGTAAAAGGGTTAAATACTATTCATCCCCTGAATGGATAGAGAGGGTAAAGCCGAAACCAATTGGGAAAGAGGTGCTTCAGGCCGCAAACAAGGTAGAACACGGGCTTGTACGATTTACCATAACCGTTGACCGTGCCAGAAACAGGATCCAGGATATCTATATTACAGGCGATTTCCTATCATTTCCAGGCCGCGCACTTTATGACCTTGAATCAGCGCTCAGGGGCAAACCCTTTTCCCGTGATGGGCTGTTTAAAATTGTGGATAGTTTTTTCAGTGAGGGCCGCATAACCATACCCGGTATAAGCCCTGAGGAATTTTTTAAACCCCTTGAGTTAGCCCTTGAAAAGGCTGCCATAGGGGCGGAGTATGGTATACCTCTTGAGGTGTGCAACCAGATATCGGTCACAAACGGCTCTTTTAAAGAGGTGATAGCCGCAGAACCCTCTGTTCTTCTCCTTCCATACTGTGCAAAAAATCTTGATTGCCACCTCCGCCATACAAAGGAATGCCTTCAGTGCGGCATATGCACTGTTGGAAATGCATGGGACATTGGCCGGGAAAGAAAAATGGATGTGCGGTGTGTCAGCAGCTTTGAAGACCTTTTATCAGAGCTTGAGAGGATCAAACGGCTGGGGGAAAAGGCATTTATAGGCTGCTGCTGCCAGCCATTTTTTACCAAGCATGTGAATGATTTTGAAAAGGCTGGTATCCCCGGCATACTGCTCAACATAGATAACACCACCTGTTACGAGCTGGATCAGGCCAAGGAGGCCTATAAAGGCGCGTTTAATAGCCAGACCCATATAAACCTCCCGCTGCTTGAAACAGTCCTGAATGTGGTGGATGAGTACAAGACCAGGGTAGCTTCATGA
- the aspS gene encoding aspartate--tRNA ligase — protein sequence MHFKDRHFCGHITPGDEGRTILLAGWVDAFRDHGGLLFIHLRDRSGIMQIVFNPETASPGVCEQAAALRAEYCIAVQGIVRKREAGTENPNIETGTIELMVNDLTLLSESEALPFTVSEKAMVSGAQSLGAEKVNEELRLQYRYLDIRRASVRDNLIARHRIFKCVRDFLDSRGFLEIETPVLTMSTPEGARDYLVPSRVHQGNFYALPQSPQLFKQLLMIGGMERYYQLARCFRDEDLRPNRQPEFTQLDMEASFIDEEYIYELVEELTVRIFAEGGITLSRPFPRITHKEAMETTGSDKPDLRFGLRFVDVTDLFQDTSYTIFRQIMQRGGCIKGLNIKGQSDKLSKNVLQNEYAKEIAPSFGAKGMTWMRAEGGKLESNIVQFFSDKELDGLKERFDVKDGDVLIMVADPSYSVVVSALGQLRLHLAERLGLIPEDIFYPVWVTNFPLFEATEDGGVTSSHHPFTAPDRVDFDPENIDDLLTLHSRAYDLVVNGEELGGGSIRINDRNLQRKIFKALGLTEEDTAQKFGFFLRAFDFGAPPHGGLALGMDRAVSMILRTQSIREVIAFPKNRSAACPLTGAPSIVKRAQLADLGLLNLETKERLPGAEKQDNLLDRVSWVSRINIKEEERPMLQAVLSQARDLAAAATKNAGDLEPVYTVVPVSNRMRPGVKAERSDLSQAGRLLANAPSVKGDYFKVAPILE from the coding sequence ATGCATTTTAAAGATCGTCACTTTTGCGGCCATATAACACCCGGTGATGAGGGCAGGACAATACTCCTGGCCGGTTGGGTGGATGCCTTCAGGGATCACGGGGGGCTGCTTTTTATTCATCTGCGCGACCGGAGCGGCATTATGCAGATTGTTTTCAACCCTGAAACAGCATCTCCGGGGGTCTGTGAACAGGCTGCCGCCCTTCGCGCCGAATACTGTATCGCTGTGCAGGGCATAGTCAGGAAGAGGGAGGCAGGAACAGAAAACCCCAATATAGAGACAGGCACCATTGAACTTATGGTTAATGACCTCACACTCCTTTCAGAATCGGAGGCACTTCCCTTCACTGTTTCTGAAAAGGCAATGGTCTCCGGCGCCCAGTCTTTGGGCGCTGAAAAGGTAAATGAGGAGCTGCGTCTTCAGTACAGGTACCTGGACATCAGGCGCGCTTCAGTAAGAGATAACCTCATTGCCCGGCACCGCATATTCAAGTGCGTCCGTGATTTCCTGGATTCACGGGGTTTTCTGGAGATAGAGACACCCGTGCTTACCATGAGCACCCCTGAAGGGGCCAGGGATTATCTGGTGCCCAGCCGGGTTCACCAGGGTAACTTCTATGCCCTGCCCCAGTCACCGCAGCTTTTTAAACAGCTTTTGATGATAGGCGGCATGGAGCGCTATTACCAGTTGGCGCGTTGCTTCCGTGATGAAGACCTGCGGCCCAACAGGCAGCCTGAATTTACCCAGCTTGATATGGAGGCATCCTTTATTGACGAGGAGTACATATATGAACTGGTCGAGGAGCTCACTGTCAGGATCTTTGCCGAGGGCGGTATTACCCTTTCCAGGCCGTTTCCCCGCATAACACATAAGGAGGCAATGGAGACAACCGGTTCTGACAAGCCTGATCTGCGTTTCGGGCTCAGGTTTGTTGATGTAACAGACCTGTTTCAGGATACAAGCTATACCATCTTCCGCCAGATAATGCAGCGCGGGGGCTGTATAAAGGGGCTCAACATAAAGGGTCAGTCAGATAAACTCAGCAAGAATGTGCTTCAGAATGAATATGCAAAAGAGATTGCCCCGTCATTCGGGGCCAAGGGCATGACCTGGATGCGCGCCGAGGGTGGAAAACTGGAATCCAATATTGTACAGTTCTTCAGCGATAAAGAGCTTGATGGGCTCAAGGAGAGGTTTGATGTGAAGGATGGCGATGTCCTTATCATGGTAGCAGACCCCTCATACAGCGTGGTAGTATCAGCCCTCGGGCAATTGCGACTTCACCTGGCAGAGCGTCTGGGCCTGATCCCTGAGGATATTTTTTACCCTGTATGGGTCACGAATTTTCCCCTGTTTGAGGCAACAGAGGATGGGGGTGTGACCTCCAGCCACCACCCCTTTACAGCGCCCGACCGTGTGGATTTTGATCCTGAAAATATCGATGACCTCCTTACCCTGCATTCCAGGGCCTATGACCTTGTGGTAAACGGGGAGGAATTGGGAGGAGGAAGTATCCGTATAAATGACCGCAACCTCCAACGAAAGATATTCAAGGCCCTGGGCCTTACAGAAGAGGATACTGCCCAGAAGTTCGGGTTTTTCCTGCGCGCCTTTGATTTTGGGGCGCCCCCTCATGGAGGACTGGCCCTGGGCATGGACAGGGCAGTCTCAATGATCCTTAGAACCCAGTCTATTCGCGAGGTCATTGCCTTCCCTAAAAACCGTAGCGCAGCATGCCCGCTTACAGGCGCACCTTCAATAGTAAAAAGGGCACAGCTTGCTGATCTTGGCCTGCTCAATCTGGAGACAAAGGAGAGGCTGCCCGGTGCAGAAAAACAGGATAACCTCCTTGACAGGGTCTCGTGGGTATCACGTATCAATATAAAAGAGGAGGAGAGGCCAATGCTTCAGGCTGTTCTTTCGCAGGCCAGAGATCTTGCTGCAGCAGCCACAAAGAATGCAGGGGACCTTGAGCCCGTATACACGGTTGTGCCTGTCTCCAATCGAATGAGGCCGGGGGTAAAGGCAGAACGATCAGATCTATCGCAGGCAGGCAGGCTTCTCGCTAACGCCCCTTCAGTAAAGGGCGATTATTTTAAAGTGGCGCCCATCCTTGAATAA
- a CDS encoding radical SAM protein, whose product MTNLNDRLKQSRELSWKRFGKKITMYLPGMFSLDGMRGDYPAISITGKKCSLLCDHCKGQLLRTMPPAITPEALVEKAIDYEKKGCPGILITGGCDREGRFPWKEFLPAVKEIKEKTGLFVSAHSGILEAETAKGFKEAGVDQALMDVIGDDSTYQNICHVRHGVSKIYETIRHLADQGIDFIPHIICGLEHGRIRHEANALETVAGFKPRQLVIISLMPLPKTPLWGRTPPTAEEIAEIIIKARLMMPDTVLSLGCARQRGDIQKELLAIDAGINRMAIPSEEAISHAKGYGLEIKYQKTCCSVSLPFEREGWSK is encoded by the coding sequence TTGACGAACCTTAATGACAGATTAAAACAATCAAGAGAACTCTCCTGGAAGAGGTTCGGGAAAAAGATCACCATGTATCTCCCCGGCATGTTCTCCCTTGATGGCATGAGGGGAGATTACCCTGCCATCTCTATTACCGGTAAAAAATGTTCCCTTTTATGTGACCACTGTAAGGGCCAGCTTTTAAGAACCATGCCCCCTGCCATCACCCCTGAAGCGCTGGTGGAAAAGGCAATAGATTATGAAAAAAAAGGCTGCCCAGGTATACTCATTACAGGCGGATGTGACCGTGAGGGTAGGTTCCCCTGGAAAGAATTCCTGCCGGCAGTAAAGGAGATAAAGGAAAAGACAGGGCTTTTTGTCTCTGCACACAGCGGTATCCTTGAAGCTGAAACCGCAAAGGGGTTTAAAGAGGCAGGGGTTGACCAGGCATTGATGGATGTTATAGGGGATGACTCCACATATCAGAATATATGCCATGTTAGGCACGGCGTTTCAAAGATATATGAAACGATCAGACACCTTGCAGATCAGGGCATAGATTTTATACCGCACATTATATGCGGGCTTGAGCATGGCAGAATAAGGCATGAAGCAAATGCCCTTGAAACGGTGGCAGGGTTTAAGCCGCGGCAACTGGTGATAATATCCCTTATGCCCCTGCCAAAAACCCCGCTCTGGGGAAGAACACCGCCCACTGCCGAAGAGATCGCAGAGATAATTATCAAGGCAAGGCTCATGATGCCTGATACTGTGCTAAGTCTCGGCTGCGCTAGGCAGAGAGGTGATATCCAAAAGGAGCTGCTTGCCATAGATGCAGGCATAAACAGGATGGCAATCCCTTCAGAAGAGGCCATATCGCATGCAAAGGGGTATGGCCTTGAGATAAAATATCAGAAGACATGCTGCTCTGTCTCATTGCCATTTGAGAGAGAGGGGTGGAGTAAATAA
- a CDS encoding NAD(P)/FAD-dependent oxidoreductase, whose protein sequence is MKEERCNVLVIGAGPAGSCAAGIAALAGVKVLLIDRKKEIGEPVRCAEFIPRQLLSELDCKRDFIVQPVKTMKSFLPDNKMIETPGPGLMINRNILDQALAQNAKDAGAVIWTETRALEYDNGCVMAVKEREQVRIKADIIIGADGPHTRAGRWIGSINRNLIPAVQARVHLTEATESTEVYFDKNFFGGYAWLFPKGDTANVGLGIKRWGSPDNIRRSLCYFLQNLKEQNRITGEVTGYNAGWIPAEAPRKIVKGNIILVGDAAGHTHPITGAGVSQAVICGHMAGEHAAEAVKKGDLGLLKEYEEEWIDLYGESQQIAAQRRQLMENNWNDLDKIIKKCWVVFKEYYKN, encoded by the coding sequence ATGAAGGAGGAGAGGTGCAATGTCCTTGTCATAGGCGCTGGGCCTGCTGGCTCATGTGCGGCAGGGATTGCAGCCCTGGCAGGTGTAAAGGTCCTTCTAATAGACAGAAAAAAGGAGATTGGTGAACCGGTAAGGTGTGCCGAGTTTATCCCAAGACAGCTTTTAAGCGAACTGGATTGTAAAAGGGATTTTATTGTCCAGCCTGTCAAAACCATGAAAAGTTTTCTGCCGGATAACAAGATGATAGAAACCCCTGGGCCCGGCCTTATGATAAACAGGAATATCCTTGATCAGGCACTGGCTCAAAATGCGAAAGATGCCGGTGCTGTTATCTGGACAGAGACCAGGGCCCTTGAATATGATAATGGCTGTGTCATGGCAGTCAAAGAGCGGGAACAGGTCCGGATAAAGGCAGACATTATAATCGGTGCAGACGGGCCACACACAAGGGCGGGGAGATGGATAGGGTCAATAAACAGGAATCTTATACCGGCTGTGCAGGCAAGGGTTCACTTAACAGAGGCAACCGAGAGCACAGAGGTATATTTTGATAAAAATTTTTTTGGCGGTTATGCATGGCTCTTTCCAAAGGGAGATACAGCTAATGTCGGGCTTGGCATCAAACGCTGGGGCAGCCCTGATAATATTCGAAGATCACTATGTTACTTTTTACAAAATTTGAAGGAGCAGAATCGAATCACAGGAGAGGTCACAGGTTATAATGCAGGGTGGATACCGGCAGAGGCCCCCAGAAAGATCGTCAAAGGGAATATCATACTGGTTGGAGATGCTGCTGGCCACACCCATCCAATAACAGGGGCAGGGGTTAGCCAGGCAGTTATATGCGGCCATATGGCAGGAGAACACGCAGCAGAGGCAGTAAAAAAGGGTGACCTGGGCCTCCTTAAAGAGTATGAGGAGGAATGGATAGACCTTTATGGAGAAAGTCAGCAAATAGCGGCACAAAGAAGGCAGCTTATGGAAAACAACTGGAATGACCTTGATAAGATAATAAAAAAATGCTGGGTAGTTTTTAAGGAGTATTATAAAAATTGA